The following nucleotide sequence is from bacterium.
CGGCGATAGGCGGCGCGCAGGGCGAGGCCGCTCGCGGGGATCGTCCCCATCGCGCGCCAGGCGTCGTCCGCGGGTTCGAAGACCCGGGCGACCGTCTCCCAGGCGAGCGCGTTGCCCGCCGCGCTCACCGCGGCGCCGTAGGCGTTGTCCACGCGCGCCTCGCCGGCGGCGAGCTGCGCGAGCAGCGCGCGGATGCCGGCCAGCATGCCCTCGAGCTCGAAGCCCGCCACCGCGCAGGGCTTGCCGTAGCGCTCGGCGATGGGCCGGAAGGCCTCGGCGCCGATGACGACGCTCACGTGGCCCGGGCAGAGAAAACCGTCCACGGGCACCTCGCCGCCCTCGAGCAGGGCCGCCATCGCCGGAATCACGAGCTTGTGCCCGGCGAGGATGCTGAAGTTCTCGCGGCCCTCGGCGGCGGCGGCGAGCACGACGGCCGCCGTGGCCGGCGCGGTGGTCTCGAAGCCGACGGCGAGGAAGACCACCTCGGCTGCGGAGCGCTCGCGGGCCAGGCGCAGCGCGTCGCGCGCCGAGTAGACCACGGCCACGCGCGCGCCCTCGCCGCGCAGGCGCTCGAGGCTACCGCTGCTTCCCGGCACGCGCATCATGTCGCCGTAGGTGGCGAGGATCACCTCGGGCCGCCGCGCGAGCGCGCAGGCGGCGTCGAGGTAGCCCTGGCTGGTCACGCAGACGGGGCAGCCCGGGCCGCTGAGCAGGCGCAGGGAGCGCGGCAGCAGCGAGCGCGCGCCGCTGCGAAAGAGGCTCACCGTGTGCGTGCCGCAGACTTCCATCAGGGTGACGGGCCGCCCGCGCGCGGCAACGAGATCCGCGATCTCCGCGGCGAGGGCGGCGGCGGCCATCAGACCTCCCCCGCGGGCGGGGCGCCGGGCAGGGGCAGCTCCTCGCCGAGGGCTTCGCGCAGCATGTCCCAGGTGCGCAAGGCCTCGGCCTCGTCGAGCACGGTGAGGGCGAAGCCGGCGTGCACGAGCACCCAGTCGCCGGGCTGAGCCTCGGGAGTCATCGCGAGGGAGGCCTCGAGGCGGCTGCCCTGGAAGTCGACTGTAG
It contains:
- the hypD gene encoding hydrogenase formation protein HypD codes for the protein MAAAALAAEIADLVAARGRPVTLMEVCGTHTVSLFRSGARSLLPRSLRLLSGPGCPVCVTSQGYLDAACALARRPEVILATYGDMMRVPGSSGSLERLRGEGARVAVVYSARDALRLARERSAAEVVFLAVGFETTAPATAAVVLAAAAEGRENFSILAGHKLVIPAMAALLEGGEVPVDGFLCPGHVSVVIGAEAFRPIAERYGKPCAVAGFELEGMLAGIRALLAQLAAGEARVDNAYGAAVSAAGNALAWETVARVFEPADDAWRAMGTIPASGLALRAAYRRFDARERFGVAFGPDVQPPGCLCGEVIQGKVHPPDCALFGTGCTPLAPIGPCMVSSEGSCAAWHRYGRLGATPD
- a CDS encoding HypC/HybG/HupF family hydrogenase formation chaperone is translated as MCLAVPGKILDIAGVPSDPLGPMATVDFQGSRLEASLAMTPEAQPGDWVLVHAGFALTVLDEAEALRTWDMLREALGEELPLPGAPPAGEV